DNA from Acanthochromis polyacanthus isolate Apoly-LR-REF ecotype Palm Island chromosome 7, KAUST_Apoly_ChrSc, whole genome shotgun sequence:
TGTATTTTTCGTGACAAAGTCTAATCAACTTACTATGCTCTTCTGAGATCAGTTATATTTGAGTAGAAAAAGAACGGACAAATTCAATTTTGAAAATTGTCATTTAAAATCCCTCAATTCTGATCTGTTACAAGTCAACAAccaagtgcagttttttttttttttagctttgtcTAAAAAAGAACCAGCGAAATCAGTCCTGGTACAACATACGCTTCCATAATAGCGGCTTGAATCACTGAATTGTTGCTTTGGAGCCACATTGTTGAGGAAATCTGTCCTGCTTGATTCAAACACAGCGGCAATCATAAAGGTACACAGATAATGATTGTGAATTTCCAGTTGTTGAACCAGCTTTGACAATGCAAATGCCTGGCAGGGGCCACATTAGTTCATAAACGGAGGAAGCCtgccagcatttttttttttatatcaaggGTTTGGCAAACGACAGCCAAATTTGCTCACTAATGCCATCTTGAAGTTACAGCCTATTGGTGTGTGAATTTTTAGGAATTAAATATAATTACTGGCTAGTTTTGAGCTTGTTAAAAATTGGCTTATGTCTCCGATTGCAAACTGTTGGTCTGAGAGGGAACTTTGCCCCTGAAATCCTCTCTTATGCCCAGCTTTTGTTTTCTAACAATGTAGCATTGTTTTGATATTTCAGCATCAGTAATCTTGACCTGGCACAGACAACTTAATAAAATATCATCCAAAAAGTAATTATGACATCCTTGCTCTGTGTCGTATTCTTGGCATTTTCCTTTGTTGACTCATGGGCCATTACCCAAGCCACTGTTGCCATTTCCTCTTAGGGTTTCTGAGTTTTCACAAGCAGCCTCCAGTTGTAGACAAAATCTCCATTCAGATCTGTGCTGAAATTTCATCGGAGCTAAACTGACTAAAGTATACAACGTGGTCACAGTTTTATCTCATTTACTTTGACAAACATTAAGGTCAAACAGTGCATCTAAGACATCAGAATAagatgtgtttatttacagttaatTATCTGAATTTAGAAAACTGCGTTTGATGATGTAATGAGTTGGTTCTTATATATTGGTCTTGCTATGTGTTTCGCAGAATGGGAGTTTCTAGTGGGACAGGATGTGCTTATTCAGAATTTCAAGGTTCATTGGTTCGTTGTAGAAATCCATTCACTGTAACGTTTGTCCGAGTACAAAGCGAGACAGATCTAGGACTCGGGGAGTAGCCTGTGTTCGTGCTAGGAGGGGTATCTTATCGGTTCTGCACACATTTAGAATCAGCCTCATGCAGTGAAAGGGTGTGTGTAAGCAAATGCTCTTCTGTAGGGTTGATTAGTCAACGGCCAGAGAAACAGAACTGAGAAAGCTAAATTAAATAGATGAGACTGTTTTCTTCAGCATGTTGAATAATTTGAGTAAAATATCTAATTGCAATCTTTCTGACAGATAATATAATCGGATTTGTGATATATTTTCCAATTAACCGTCAACCAAGACGTGATGGAATATTACCCTGAGACCATTAAAAGTGTTACTGGCACGCAAAGGGGAAGGTTTCAGTTTGTCAAAGCGTAGACATGACAGGTTAAACATTCGGTCGGACACGCTGCGAAATGTGCGAGGTGTGGCTATTACATAACGAGACTGGTCTTATGCAGTTCAGAATGCATGCCCGAACCACGTCATATACATTCATCAGTGGGCATGCATAAACAGCTTCTGAGAGTTTCAATCCGCTCACATTCAATAGAAAAGAACAACAGCGTTAATCTCATCTTTGAACAGCTACACCTCATCTACCCTAACTGATCTAACGAACCTTTGCCATTTGCTAAAGTTTTAAATTgcaattttgatttgaaattgatTAATTCTTTAGTCGTCATGTATGCAATGTATTTGAATTTTGAGGACAAATGCAACTGTAAAAGTACTGACCTCATTTTTTAATCAGCAGCTGGAAATCTAATTTCTTTCTAATATTCTAAAGTTAATGTTGAAGTACTGGACTTTTCTTCCCATTGTTATTGTCTGTATTCCAGCAGAGTTTCTAAAAATTTCCTGTCAGGTCCACTGCAAACATACTTCTTTTACATTCTTACTTTCCTGCCATAACTTGACTGGCTGATATCAACATCAGcatttgaaaattaaaacattGTAAAGGTATACCGTCAAAtaactattttaaaaagaaaaaaatctttggtGGTCATTGCGTCCCATCTCAGAACATCAAGTAATCtttacaaacatttattaaGTTTTAGTCGCCTAACCTAAACCAAACTGATCATTTCTGTAAATCATCTTTGTTTTGGTTACTGTAGAATGAACTGGGTTTCATAGGAGACGTCTTTTATCATCAGGCACCCAGAAAGTTACCACTTAAAAAGAGTGCAGCCATTGGGTTCAGGTGGAACTGTTCCCCAGCATAATTTAAGCTTCAGGGTTTGTCTAGAAAAAAAAGttacttttcttttgtttaacaTGTCAGAGACCTCACTTATCCTCACCTGTTGAGTTGTGAatctaaaatttaaattaagGCCTCAGTGTTGAACAGAACAGACTTGTGGCAGAAATGCCGCCACACAAGCCTAAATTATAAACTGTGCTGCCAAGTTCCATGTGCCCTAAGTTCCCAAATCTGTATCCAACGGAAATGTAAGTGATATTTTATTGTCAACCCAAAGGAAGGAAACCCAGGGGAACATGCTGAGGGAGATAGACTCGGCGTATCTCCTGAGGCAGTCCCAGATCTcctcacaaataaaaacatgcttTGTGTTGTCCAGATAACTTGGCATGGTGGAGTAAAACAAAGAGCTGCCACTGCCTCCCACACCAGCCTGGGAGAGACACATATCAGTCAGACAGGAGCTCACCACTGCCAAGAGCACTTACTGTCAGAACAATGTGACAGCATTACAAGGAACAGTATTTCAAGAAATCATGATTTGGCCTCCAGCAGGTGCCAAGTTTAAAGCAACTCACAGTCACAGAGATGTTGTAGCTGTCATTGCATCTAACTAAACTAAAGCAAATGATAAGTAATGGTTAAGATACAAGACTTTcactttttcagacaaggatGCAGAGCCTGCAGCCAGATCCGAATGCACAGTACAGGAGTGTGTATGAGGCTCTGAAGAGGATCGTCCGGACAGAGGGGATCTTCAGACCGCTGAGGGGCCTCAACATCACCATGATGGGAGCAGGGCCCGCCCACGCGCTCTACTTTGCCTGCTATGAACGGGTGAAACGCTCACTCAGTGATGTCTTTCAGAGTGGAGGCAACAGCCATTTAGCCAATGGTATGAGTTTCCACATCCCAACACAAGTCACTTGAATGACACTAACTGATTTTACAGTAGACTAAGCAATATGACCTGGAGGAGCTGGGATAAGTCACATTGACAGAGACTAGGATGACtgtatggttaaaaaaaatccacatatgATGTGTGATAGGTCATTATAAACCAGTGCTTTTTCAGTAGGTAAATGGcaggaaaaaaattgtattgcaGCACGACCTGAACTGAATTattgttttaagttttttttaagcatttctgAGATTTTAGTCATAATCTGATCCATTTATGTTTTACAGGTGTGGCAGGTAGCGTGGCCACTGTTCTCCACGATGCCATCATGAATCCAGCTGAAGGTAACAAACACAAATCTAAGGCGGTTCTGTCCTTGCCCATCGaagcaacaaaagaaaacacaaaccagtATTTCAGAATACACagccctcctcctgcagctcctccctCTCAGCTGGTCATAGCCTCACCCACCACACAAACACCCGCCTCAAACACGGTCGAGCTAGAAGTCGACGTCATGACTTCTCCTAAGTGACAGTCTTCCTTTTAACCCACTGCACCACCACGTCCTGTCCTCACCATGAACTATGTTGCTATTTATCCTATCTTGGGTGATCGGTGATAAGCCCCATAAGCTCTCAGCACAGGTTAGAATTTCTAAAACCTGAAAACACTTAAAACTGAGCCAGGAGAAGGTGCAGGAGTCTAGTTTCCTCTAAGACTACTTGGATTACAATATGCTAAAAGATTAATATGAATTTTTTTGCCACTGCTTAGTCCTGCCTACTCCAGCTTTAAAGGGTGATATTATCCAATCTTTCGTGTTGTCTACGAATCCAGATAAAAAGAACCAACAACAAAGCTTTGTAAAAATCTGACTGATTCTCTCAAATCTGATCTTTAGGATAGAGTCTGTCCACTGTTATTTGCAAGTGATCAGATCGGGTTTGTAGCTCTAGACATCATCAACCTATCAGCATGGATTACTGTGGAAACAACACAGGCATCAGTAACTACATAGCTATGCTGGTGACGTGGATTTCAAATAAGTAAAATATACATCGGACACAATGCTATCCCTCCAAGGCCAACACAGTTTGTTTCAGCCTCTATCTACAGACTTGTTCTTCATGTTGCTAATAGAACCATAAAGTCTAATTAGCACTTCTGACGTCATTGTCAAGTGACACAAAAGACACGCTGAAGTCTACTTGGAGCCCGAGAGCGTAAAACTGGAACACATCTGTAGAATTTTTATTGGCTTGAATCCAATTTGCAAAAATGATACTTTTTTTTGGTTGTCCAGACTTTCTGAAGTCAATCTGGATACAATTTGTTTACACCCAATAATGGATTTGGTCTGGTATTTTGAACAGCACCAAAGTGATCCTACTAACCAGTATTATCAGTTTGTCATTCATACTTTTTTCCTCTGTGTCATGAAGCTTCATTGTTGTAGAAAAGCATCCGTGAACCACCCTCCTGGGCTGGATGACATTTTCCTTTATGACAGTGGACGTTGGCACTTAAGATTGAATCATCTTCACATTCACCATCCTGCTGCAGTAAAAGCTTACAAATGTACCTAAAACTGTATTTCACACCTGTTTTTGAAAATTTCTTAGCATCATTCAGAAATCCTTTGTCCAACTGGCATGCATTTTTGTTCCTTGATCTCTTCCTTTCTTTTGGTCAGGTTTAATTATGATCATTAATCTGGTTTGCATTTAAAACctatttaaaacataaaaataagatAATATTTCTCAGCCTAACTAAATCACTATAATCTTGTCTTTTTTATGGTATTTGTCTAAAATTGGATAGAATTTATGCTAACACActtcctgttttttcctttgcttAGTGGTAAAGCAGAGGATGCAAATGTACAACTCTCCATATCGAGGACTTTGGGACTGTGTTCGAACAATAACGTACACTGAAGGTATCGGAGCCTTCTACCGCAGCTACAGCACACAACTGACCATGAACATCCCTTTCCAGGCCGTTCACTTCATCACCTACGAACTGATGCAGGAGCAGCTGAACCCTCACAGACATTACCACCCGGGCAGCCACATAGTGTCAGGAGCAGCGGCGGGAGCCGTTTCTGCTGCAATAACTACTCCACTCGATGTTTGTAAAACGCTGCTCAACACGCAGGAGAATGTAGCGCTCAACTCCATGAACATCAGCGGGCACTTGTCAGGAATGGCCAACACCTTCAGGACAGTGTACCGGCTCGGTGGTCTGCCAGCCTTCTTCAAAGGGGTCCAGGCTCGGGTTATTTACCAGATGCCCTCCACTGCCATCGCCTGGTCGGTGTACGAGTTCTTCAAGTACTTCCTGACgaagcagcagctggaacaaGAGGCAGGACCTCGCCCGCTGTAATGGAAACTGTCGGAGCAACACGTGCGTAGATAGACGGAAGAAATCTCCAACCTAAAGGTGTGAGAGCtcggtgtgttttttttttttttttccgtgtGCTGTTAAGGAAATAACACCAGTTAATGTCTCACAAGGAAGTCACCGTTGCAGAGGTGTGGCAGTGAATACCACTCCTGGTTGTTCATTTATCAACGTGTGCTTTTGACTTGGATTGATGTTGCACAACCATGATATGTAACAGAGATGACTATGCTTAAACGGACAGATCCTTGAAGAAGAATGTTATATTTTTCTTCCTCCACTCCACAAACACATGAACCACAAGTTCTTCAGATTCCCTTGTGTCTCGATGTGCTGACCACATATAATGTTGTCTCAAACATTGTTTAGATTTCTTGATATTggaactttttatttattttgttagcTTTGCGAAGCTTGTATTTTATGGATGCGGAAGAAACACagtgctgtttgttttatttcattgtgtGTTTATAATGAACCATTACACCACATTCTTTATTTCCACTGATGGGACAGTTGCACTTTCCAAGTGCCTCGTCAATATTAACACTGCTTCTccttttttggctcttttgttCTTTGCATAGCAAGTTTTTGCTTTAGCTTTTTTTAACcatatcattttttgtttggtcCAAGTGATATTTAAGGAAAACACTCCGTTCTGTTGTAAGATGACATCTTAGACAGGCTCTTCATTTTATAGTCAGTCACATCatagtgttttcttttgttccaTTATTTTCTCTGCACTAAATGGTCAAATGTCACTCTCAATTCTCTTGTTTTTTaagtatatttttttattttttaatataagaTGTGATGTAAAATGAGTGTATATCCCTTTAAGACAGGTCTGTTGGCACGCTTCTCCTTTTAGAGCTGGATGCAACGTGAGCATGTTCTATGTGAAATCGTCGACGTGTCTTTGACGTCATGTGAGCATGCTTATGTCACATTCTCCTTTGAAGGATGAAGAATAGAAACGCTGCACCTTGCCTTCAAGAGGTCTACATGTAAATGTTAAACCATATCTCAACAGATTAAGGACTAAAAACACCGTTTATCCTCCTGAGAGACTCTGTGTCTCAGTCTCAAGATGTGTAGGGCGTAATGGTCCAGTTATTTGCCTTGCTGAAGTACAGTGCTCCTGAATCACGCACAATGCTAAACTAATTTAAAGAGCTGTTGTAGAAGGAAGGCAGCGTGTTTGTAGGTATGCAAAACATGCATATCTATTTTGACAGTGACTATTTCTGAGAAACCTCTTTAAGCATCTCCAAGTGTGGATCAGATTAAGGTTGTGACTTAGGATGGTGGCGACGTCTCATCCCTCCGGTGCATTTGTACCGGTGTGATGTTTAGCTTTGGAGTGGcctgttgtgtttatgtgtatcaTACTGACCTTGTAAATGAAGGTTGTAAATTGtatataaaatacataatatatgtTTGGCTAAAACTTAACATGCAAGCTCTGTGATCCAAAACATCATAACTATAGTTTTATCTTGAAACTGAGCAATGATTGTGGGTATATTTTGTTACCATGAGGCTAGTAAAAACTTGATGAACTCGACTGGTAAGCGGGcgatgctgttttttttcctttctttttattttttccactcaTCCTGTTGTAGTTACACATTTCCTGTGTGCTCTCTGCTCTCTCCAGCCTATTGTCTATTTTGGATTCAGTAGTCATTCTTCCAGATATTGATGTAATCCTGAAAGCAGccagatttatttgtttttaattatggaaagttttttttcctttctctggAAAGGTTTGTCAGATTCCATTGGTCTCAGAAACCCTTTTAGCAGCAGACTCCTCACGCTTGTACAGTTGGGTAAATATTAATAAACCAAAGACATGCGTTATATTCTATGCATCTTACTTTTCATCTGTATGATGCTACTCTACGTGCCTCCCTGCTGTGAACTGTCATTCCATCTTTTTTCCCATAGTTTCCACTCGGAGTGGTGTTAAATTACCGAATCACTTGAATGCTTACGAATCTCTTGCGTAGCTCTGAAGGTAGAGATTTTCTGCATGGGTTTGGAGCTCAGTGGTGTCTTAAACAAATTCAGTGGAAAATGGAAATTGTATGTTACTTTGAATGTCTTGGTAAGTTTTCAGTATGTTTGGAAAATCACATTGTGACCTAGTTTTTATTGACTGATTTGGCTGAATTACTTTACACTATATAAAGTATTTATGTTAAATATAGTTTCTCATGCGTTATGGATTTCTCTTGAATGGATAACTTGAATATAAAGGGGTTTAATTAGCATTGATTCATACAGATATTTTTATTCTAAGCTAATAAATTTACAAATGACATTTgtaaattttgttgtttttttaagttggCTGCACTGATTACTCTAATTTTGAtttaatcatccatccatccattctctataccccgctttatcctcactagggtcgtggggggtgctgcagcctatcccagctgacttgggtgaattCATGAACAAAATTAAGATAAAGCCAgtcagaaaaaatgtttaatttattgcCTTTCCTCTTCATTCCGTATGAGgcattgatttttaacagtgaGTCTTCACCGTAATGTTTTAATCAAAAAAGTAGAGTTTCAAATAGATGCTTCCACTTTAAAATAGACAGGAGACTTGATATTATGTGTCAGGATTTCCATAATGTAAATACTTATATGCTACTTACGCACAAGTGATTGAACTGGGAGGCGGGTGATTTTTGGTGAGTGCCATTTCCAGAACAGGAAAGCTTGGAAGTTTGGCTGTGCAAATGTTAAATGATTGTGATAATGCTGCTACAGTTTGTAACACTGGAGCTGAAATAAACGTGCAAGTGAGGAATGCTGCGT
Protein-coding regions in this window:
- the slc25a37 gene encoding mitoferrin-1; translation: MELSSERVVATLEMSQVTSKDEEPFNSDGDYESLPPHVSVTTHMTAGAVAGILEHTVMYPVDSVKTRMQSLQPDPNAQYRSVYEALKRIVRTEGIFRPLRGLNITMMGAGPAHALYFACYERVKRSLSDVFQSGGNSHLANGVAGSVATVLHDAIMNPAEVVKQRMQMYNSPYRGLWDCVRTITYTEGIGAFYRSYSTQLTMNIPFQAVHFITYELMQEQLNPHRHYHPGSHIVSGAAAGAVSAAITTPLDVCKTLLNTQENVALNSMNISGHLSGMANTFRTVYRLGGLPAFFKGVQARVIYQMPSTAIAWSVYEFFKYFLTKQQLEQEAGPRPL